The nucleotide sequence GCTAAATAAGAGCGCATTAGAGCAACGTCGTGAGACGATTGCGCAACGTTTTAATCGATTTTTTGACCTTTATTTAATCTTTATTAAGTAATCATATGCACTTTCTATCTATGGTACGGCAATTGCTCAGCGTTCGGTCAAGTATGCCGAACCAATCATCCGCCGGACTGGAAAAAGATCGAGGCAATGCCCAGACGAGGGATCCTTTGTCGAATCGAATCGCAGAACTGATGGCTCGTCTGAACGCGACGGCAAGCGCGTGCGGAGCGGACGGCGAATGGCTCGACGTCGGCCTGATGGGCCGCACCGATAGCGTCGGCGACATGGTCGTAAAGTCGGCGGCGATGACGGAACTGATGCGTCTTCTTGGCCGTCTCAGCGCCCATCGCACGACCGTTCTCATCCACGGCGAATCCGGTACCGGCAAGGAGTTGGTGGCGCGCGCGGTCAGGAACCTGCGCCCGGAGCCACGCGGTCCTTTCGTCACCTTCAATTGCTCCAACCTCGTCGACACGCTGGCGGAATCCCAGCTGTTTGGCCACGTCAAGGGCGCGTTTACCGACGCCCGTGAGGATTCGCAGGGCTACTTCAGGGCGGCCGAAGGCGGCGTGCTTTTTCTCGACGAGGTTGGCGAGCTGCCAATGGCGCTGCAGGCGAAGCTCCTGCGCGCGGTCGAGTACCATGAAGTGCAGCCCGTCGGCTCGACGCGCACGTGCAAGGTCGGCGTGCAGATAGTGGCGGCGACCAACCGCGATCTCCGCAAGGCCGTGCAAGAGGGCCGGTTTCGCGCCGACCTGTTCTACCGTCTCAACGTCGCTTCGGTGACGGTGCCGCCGCTGCGCGATCGCCTCGAGGCTATCGACGCCCTGGTGAGGCTATTCGTCGAGCGCTGCAATCGCGAGTTCGGCACCGCCGTCAGGTTCATCTCGCGCCGCGCGATGGAGCGGCTGCTCGCCTGCCGATGGCCGGGCAACGTGCGCGAGCTGGAACATGCGATCCGATGCGCGCTGCTGCTCAGCG is from Candidatus Binataceae bacterium and encodes:
- a CDS encoding sigma-54 dependent transcriptional regulator; translated protein: MARLNATASACGADGEWLDVGLMGRTDSVGDMVVKSAAMTELMRLLGRLSAHRTTVLIHGESGTGKELVARAVRNLRPEPRGPFVTFNCSNLVDTLAESQLFGHVKGAFTDAREDSQGYFRAAEGGVLFLDEVGELPMALQAKLLRAVEYHEVQPVGSTRTCKVGVQIVAATNRDLRKAVQEGRFRADLFYRLNVASVTVPPLRDRLEAIDALVRLFVERCNREFGTAVRFISRRAMERLLACRWPGNVRELEHAIRCALLLSDSDRIDLESLPGAVLDTELPSNPGVAATVASLSPQPVGAGSALPSEPVRSGPSSLRELTREALVSALCHARGNRLRAARILGVSRTTLYRMLMRYGMESFGREDEGGGFAMRPAGLRLVKA